From the genome of Bacteroidales bacterium, one region includes:
- a CDS encoding Re/Si-specific NAD(P)(+) transhydrogenase subunit alpha, with product MKVGLLKETGDDLRVALLTDNVRELVKMNLTLLVQSGAGEGAFVSDNDYSDAGAEIKNFDEVISQADMLLRINPFSEQEMSGIDEGKVLVSLFNPLMNKALLEYAASRNVTTFSLDSIPRITRAQSMDVLSSMATIAGYKAVVDAAMNLPKFFPMFMTAAGTIKPAKVLVLGAGVAGLQAIATGRRLGGVLEAFDVRSEVKEEVQSLGAKFIEVEGAQEAADAGGYAVEQTEDYKQKQRQLVHDHAIKSDVIITTAQIPGKKAPLLVHKETVEQMKPGSVIVDLAASSGGNCELTENDTMVVKHQVKIIGKSDYPNDMPVDASKMFGNNLTDFLKVMFSNEGEFNLNFEDNILKETCFTHEGEIVNERLKTVKK from the coding sequence ATGAAAGTTGGTTTATTAAAGGAAACCGGGGACGATCTCAGGGTAGCTCTTTTGACCGATAATGTCCGGGAGCTTGTAAAAATGAATCTTACCCTGCTGGTGCAAAGCGGAGCGGGTGAGGGTGCTTTTGTCAGTGACAATGATTACAGCGATGCCGGGGCAGAAATTAAGAACTTTGATGAAGTGATTAGTCAGGCCGATATGCTACTTAGGATCAATCCCTTTTCAGAACAGGAAATGTCAGGGATTGATGAAGGAAAGGTTTTGGTATCTCTGTTCAATCCGCTGATGAATAAGGCGCTTTTGGAGTATGCCGCATCCCGAAACGTGACCACGTTCAGCCTGGATAGCATTCCCAGGATAACGAGGGCACAGTCCATGGATGTTTTATCTTCAATGGCTACCATTGCAGGCTATAAAGCTGTAGTGGATGCAGCTATGAATCTGCCCAAGTTTTTCCCTATGTTTATGACCGCTGCAGGTACCATCAAACCGGCAAAAGTATTGGTACTGGGTGCAGGGGTGGCCGGATTACAGGCGATTGCAACCGGAAGAAGGCTGGGCGGGGTGCTTGAGGCTTTTGATGTAAGAAGCGAAGTAAAGGAAGAGGTACAAAGTTTGGGAGCCAAATTTATTGAAGTCGAAGGTGCTCAGGAAGCTGCAGATGCCGGAGGATATGCGGTGGAACAGACTGAGGACTATAAACAAAAACAAAGGCAACTGGTTCATGATCATGCCATAAAATCTGATGTTATCATTACAACTGCCCAGATACCGGGAAAAAAAGCACCTCTTCTTGTTCACAAAGAGACGGTGGAACAAATGAAACCCGGTTCGGTAATTGTTGATCTTGCCGCTTCATCGGGAGGCAATTGTGAGCTTACGGAGAATGATACAATGGTTGTGAAGCATCAGGTAAAGATCATCGGTAAATCAGATTATCCCAATGATATGCCGGTTGATGCCAGCAAAATGTTTGGCAACAATCTCACCGATTTTTTGAAAGTGATGTTTTCAAATGAAGGCGAGTTCAACTTGAATTTTGAGGACAACATCCTTAAAGAAACCTGCTTTACCCATGAAGGGGAAATAGTAAATGAGCGATTGAAAACTGTTAAAAAATAA